The genomic window AGAACAAGTCATTTATTggattcataaatattttgaactgTGAACATCaattaatattacttatttttttagagaaaatgatATAGCTGGTATAGATATAAATATGGGTTGTCCGAAAGAGTTCTCCCTTAAGGGAGGAATGGGTGCTGCTTTACTAACTCAACCTGAAAAAGCCAAGGCAATTCTCACAACTTTAgtacaaaatgtaaatattcCCATTACATGTAAAATTAGAGtttttgaaaatgctgaaaGAACCATTAGTTTGGTAAAAGAGTTGGCTTCCACTGGAATTTCTGCAATAGCAGTTCATGGAAGGACAAAACAAGAGAGGCCACAACATTTAAACAGGAATAGCACAATTAAAGCCGTTGCTCAAGAAGTGGATATACCTGTGATAGCTAAGTAAATGccaatttatataatttttgcaaaatatgaCTTATaatgtgtgtgtttttttttagtgggGGTTCAAGAGAAATCGATAGATACAATGACATTTTGGCCTTTAAAAAGTCTTGTGGAGCCAGCAGTGTAATGGTAGCAAGAGCAGCTGAAAGCAACTGCTCAATATTTTGCAAAAGTGGAGTCAAGGACTTGGAAGTAGTCATAAAAGACTATTTGAAATTGGCCATAGAATATGATAACTCCCCAAGCAATACCAAGTACTGTGTTCAAAATATGCTGAAGGAATTACAAGAGACCCCTAGGGGAAAAAAGTTCTTAGAATGTCAAACTTTGGAGCAAATTTGGTAATAACTctgttacaatttttatatacaacaaacattaaaaatattgggGTTTCAGTTCAATATGGGGCTTAGGCGAATTCTGCAGAAAAAAGCAGTTGGAGTTTCAGTCCAAGGGCATGTTGGGTCGAAGAGAGGTCACACCGGATATGTTCACTGACAGgccaaataagaaaattaaaatgcaGGATGATGATCATGATGTTTTTCAGCTGAAATGTGCATTTATTAGGGTGAATTTTGCCAAAGACATCGACTTGCCCAAGAGCAAATTAATAACATATTGTGGGAGGAACAAAATTAAAGTGCcaacatatcaaattattcatgaaaataaactttttaggGCAGTGGCCACCCTTGAAGGGAGAAAATACAGTTCAACTTATtggtaaaaatattagaaagttgattaatttggttaataaataatttgtttcaggGAGAAAAATAAGAGATTCGCTGAACAGGGAGCAGCCTTAGCGTGTTGTGTAGGATTAGGATTGATTGATAAGCAGAGTTTAATAGATGATGGGAGTATTTTAGAATAAAGTTGTTActtgttttaaattatgttttttttttcattcctCCAAATGCGAGACATTGATATGCACACTAAAGAATTGGGCATCATAGAATAATATTATAGGGGTTAACTAGAATGACTACACTAGCTGTTTAGTGGATCCTAGTTGCAAGTTTttatcagatttttttattcagcCAGTAggatatgtaaaaataataacacatTGTAATACATAAGGCTTCAAGTCTCAGTCTGAAAAACATGTTAGTTTTTAGTTTGacacatttataaaatatccaaccaaaatttaaaaaaaagaacattttaaaatgtccTTTCATTGGAAAAGGATTtaatgcattatttatttacctttatgactatataaataatttgtacCCAAAGGTTTTGTCATGTTGTCCAACATTTGgtcttaaaataaatctgaaagtCCTAcacaaattaaacatttcatagacatttaatttaaggttttttttacagtgttctaaattaaataaaatatatagttttattttgattattttactttatcttaaaaaaaaacaaggtaTCTCTGGTTTATTTATTTCGTTTATGCTTGGAACTTTTTTCCTGCAAGGATTTTGCATATTATAGGGCTGTTTTCATTTATAGGttttaaatttgccttttaaaaaagtatttatttgccTAACGTAATTAAAAGACACTGTACGGGGCCCACGTAATCTATCGGGCCGTGGCGCACGTTTTGCTCTGCATCGGTAGACGTCCGAAGTTAGCGTGAATTATTTTATGGGCGATTTGAACTTTTCTgctttagaataaaataaacgtatttataacttaacttaataataataactcgAATATTAATGACTTTTCATGTGGTGTActgatataatatattttatatttcataataaCACAAACAAGTAcatttttaacaaagaaaaaaaaaacacacaacacttaaatataaattctgaTTTTGTAaccattataacaaaaaataaaataaaacattctttttcataagataaataaaaatataattctaaGATATATCACACGCATTTTTGGTAACTAAAAAATACTACCTATTCTAAAAAACTgctataaaatgtattttaaaagtgtattttaagttaattaggcagtaagtaaaatttaattttacttactgcctaattttttaagctttcgttcaacatttttattatgcTCTTGTTCTCTGAGATCATTATTTagcttttttgaataattatttaaaagtacaTCTGCAAGGTATGAAATGCAGATTTCTAataagtgtttttgttttattccacaTTCTTCACATTCgtctaatatttcaaaatctgtTAGCACTAAGTTAATAAGAACTGATTTTTGGCAATTTACTTTTAGGAACTCTGTTTCATACCTTGCTgaaattaaaacttgaaaacAGGTATAGCATTTTAGTAcgaattgtattaaaaaattcgtAGGATATTTTAATCCCCCGCGATcagatatttttagatattcaTACCGGCTGTCAAGATTATTTGTATCATCAAACGCCATACCTTTTCCAGAACATAGTAAATCTTAAATTATAATGTGTCGCCGTAAAACATTGTTTCTCTGGTCTTATCAACTTACTGCAAGAAGAAATAGATGAAAAGCGAAATGAACAAGCTGTCACAGTGATCGGCATATTATCGTCGATAAAACAACCAGCTTTCGTTGTTCTTTTGCTTGTTTTAGATAATCTTCTTGCCACGCTTAATGTTTTATCTGAAGCACTTCAGTCCAAAAGTGCAACTTTGGGTAGTGCTGCTAAGGTGGTGGAAGGAGTTTTAATAACTTTGGAGTCCATGAGAACAGATTCAACTTATAAAGACATTCATACAGACATTGTATCTTTCGCAAATGAGGCCGATATAAGCTTAAACCCGCCAACATCTAAAAGAAAGAAGCAAATTTCTTCGAAACTTACAACTATGTAACATATTCCACAATAGGAGCTACTGAAGGAGCAGGTAATCCTAATGAAATTGAATACTGGCGAGCTAATGTATCTAATCCTCGATTCTATTATAGGATTCCTTTAGGTCAGATTTTCAAATGAAAGTCTTATTATTGGAAAGGCTGTAGACTGCTTTTTTCAATTAGATTTTTATAACGCTTTgccatttattgatttttatttcgaacaatttaatatttcgaaAAAGAGTATTAAAGCAGAAATGACTGTATTAAAAAACGTTATCCTTAAtgctaaaaaaacattaaattccgataatttatatattatttagagtTGCCATTACACTGTCTCTTCAAGCACTTGTGAGCGTTTATTCTCAGTAATGAGATTGATTTTGACATGGTTAAGATTAACCATGTCACAAGAAAGGTTTTCGGCActctcaattttatttattgagagGGACATAGATATTAACATGGAGGAAGTTGTAGAAAAATACTCAATCAAGAATcgaaaaattagtttaatttagttcttaaaatctaattttgtttaataaaatatgtattacatattatttatagAAGTTTGATTTACACGTAATATTCACGCCCTTTTGTCTAAAAAAATCCTCCAACAAATTAGGTGGTCTTCGGCGGCGCGGCGGCTTGACGGCTTCCATGGGAAGTTTCTGttcatattttaatatgtatgtACGACTACAACTTTAACTCATTTTTAGGTGAAAATTCGGGTTCctcccaaaaaattttttgcctCAGGCGGGCTTTTCGTCTTTGGGGCTTCAGCACTTCAGCCCCCCCAAAAGTCACTGTTTAGTTGCGCCACTAAGTATGTATTATGATGTAAATACACTGACTTGGTAATTTTAGGGCTGATTTCAAAAAGATTGGTTAGAACCAAATTCATTTGGTGCAATAATCTGAGCATACTCGACTGCATACATTTTACCCTGGACATTTAACA from Anthonomus grandis grandis chromosome 13, icAntGran1.3, whole genome shotgun sequence includes these protein-coding regions:
- the LOC126743729 gene encoding tRNA-dihydrouridine(20) synthase [NAD(P)+]-like isoform X1, which gives rise to MFFFFHTLIDKMTKHFDRLTYDNKLILAPMVRVGTLPMRLLALRYGADIVYTEELIDWKFLKSVRIVNEALGTIDYIDKSDGTVVFRTCNEEKDRVVVQMGTCDPQRALKVAKMIENDIAGIDINMGCPKEFSLKGGMGAALLTQPEKAKAILTTLVQNVNIPITCKIRVFENAERTISLVKELASTGISAIAVHGRTKQERPQHLNRNSTIKAVAQEVDIPVIANGGSREIDRYNDILAFKKSCGASSVMVARAAESNCSIFCKSGVKDLEVVIKDYLKLAIEYDNSPSNTKYCVQNMLKELQETPRGKKFLECQTLEQICSIWGLGEFCRKKQLEFQSKGMLGRREVTPDMFTDRPNKKIKMQDDDHDVFQLKCAFIRVNFAKDIDLPKSKLITYCGRNKIKVPTYQIIHENKLFRAVATLEGRKYSSTYWEKNKRFAEQGAALACCVGLGLIDKQSLIDDGSILE
- the LOC126743729 gene encoding tRNA-dihydrouridine(20) synthase [NAD(P)+]-like isoform X2, which gives rise to MFFFFHTLIDKMTKHFDRLTYDNKLILAPMVRVGTLPMRLLALRYGADIVYTEELIDWKFLKSVRIVNEALGTIDYIDKSDGTVVFRTCNEEKDRVVVQMGTCDPQRALKVAKMIENDIAGIDINMGCPKEFSLKGGMGAALLTQPEKAKAILTTLVQNVNIPITCKIRVFENAERTISLVKELASTGISAIAVHGRTKQERPQHLNRNSTIKAVAQEVDIPVIANGGSREIDRYNDILAFKKSCGASSVMVARAAESNCSIFCKSGVKDLEVVIKDYLKLAIEYDNSPSNTKYCVQNMLKELQETPRGKKFLECQTLEQICSIWGLGEFCRKKQLEFQSKGMLGRREVTPDMFTDRPNKKIKMQDDDHDVFQLKCAFIRVNFAKDIDLPKSKLITYWQWPPLKGENTVQLIGRKIRDSLNREQP